The window TCAACACCCGGACCGGTGCCCTCATCGCGGTCGGTGAGTTCGCGGAGCGGATGACCGGCCGCACCCCGGACTACATCCGCGTCGTACGGCCCGTCTCCGGTGGCACCGTCGTCGACATCGAGATGGCACAGCGCATGCTGCGGCAGCTCCTCGGCGACAAGATGCGCCGCACCCTGCGCCGCAAGCCGTTCCTGCGCGCCGCGGTCTGCACTCCGCACAACGCCGATCCGCTCGCCCAGCGCGCCGCCATCGAGACCCTCGTCGGGCTCGGCACACGGCGTGTGGAGCTCGTGGACACGCTCATCGCCGCCGCCGTGGGCTGCGGACTGCCCGTGGAGCAGCCCGAGGCCAGCATGATCATGGTGTGCGGGGCGGCCGCGACCGAGGTCGCCGTGCTCTCCCTCGGCAACATCGTCACCGCCGAACGCGTCCGGGTCGGCGGCGAGGCCGTCGACCACGCCATCGTGCAGCACCTGCGGCACGAGCACGAGCTCATGCTGCCCAGCCAGAGCGTACGGCCCCTGCAGCTGGCCCTGTCCGGGAACGGGCTCACGCCCCACGGCCCGGCCTCCACCGAGATCCACGGCCGCGACGTCTGCACCGGCCTCGCCCGCAGCGTCCAGGTCGACACCGCCGCCGTACGGCACGCCATCCAGACCCCGCTCACCGTCGTC of the Streptomyces sp. T12 genome contains:
- a CDS encoding rod shape-determining protein, which encodes MTATLEQLRRCHFAVDLGAARTRVYVKGAGLVVDQPSAAAVNTRTGALIAVGEFAERMTGRTPDYIRVVRPVSGGTVVDIEMAQRMLRQLLGDKMRRTLRRKPFLRAAVCTPHNADPLAQRAAIETLVGLGTRRVELVDTLIAAAVGCGLPVEQPEASMIMVCGAAATEVAVLSLGNIVTAERVRVGGEAVDHAIVQHLRHEHELMLPSQSVRPLQLALSGNGLTPHGPASTEIHGRDVCTGLARSVQVDTAAVRHAIQTPLTVVLDSIGKVLRDCPPDLVADLADRGIMMVGGSALLPGFDQMLRQATRMPVHIAERPDICAVQGLGTMLEGRIEPMELDPAA